The genomic region ttCCACTGACCTGCACTGATCCAGCTTTCCACTGACCTGCACTGATCACACAGCATATTGTCAATGGGAGTGGATTCATTTTGCACTTCCCTCACTCTCCAGTGCTGAATCTTTTGAACTCGCTGAGCGTTAGTAGGGGGTTCCCACAGCGGTGTAGCCACCAGGGGAtgagggggtgcgcgatgcaccgggtgcacgcctgaagggggcgccaaaacctcaaaaattcatttaaaaatattttagtgtttttactttgtgggCAAtctttagactagcggcaccaacatttcaggttatcatcaggtgacactcctgatgatttcagccaggtttggtgaagtttggttcagggggtccaaagttatggacccccaaagggggtgccccaccccccattgtttccaatgggtgctaatagtagatggggcttccctttgagggtccataactttggaccccctgaagcaaacttcactaaacctgggtggtatcatcaggatagtctcctgaaagtagcctcaAATTTtagtactgctaacttaaacattgctcccctgacaggcacattcaaattttccccaggttctggccccttctgagtggatttaaagggagaatctgggctccctagatttaaaaaaattgaaagtattgtcgaaggctttcacagatggattcaactggttgttgtgggtgttcTGGCCGTGTgtcggtggtctggtagatcttgtttctaacgtttcgcctgcatctgtggctggcatcttcagaggcgtatcacagagaggagtctgtaataagagaagtttggacacagtgtataacagacttctctctgtgatacacctctgaagatgccagccacagatgcaggtgagagcAATGGGAACAAAAGATCCTACCAGAACTGAATCCCTTGCcaacctggaaaacacacaacaaccaacattgaaagtgatgctgtttgtggggtgggtgggaaatctacccagaaacagcatcattgtcaatgttgtttaaactagggagcccagattctccctttaaagtggatttaaagggagaatctgggctctctagtctaaacaacattaaaagtgatgctgtttcagggtggattgttccactcccccccctcccccaacagcatcactttcaatgttgtttcaactagggagcccagatttgtgagttggggcatgctctataatgtgattgtgactttgaggtgacatggtgcaaaaattgttttTTGGTCATAGTGGGTGAGGGTGGCCacaccggggggtggggaggggggcgcaaaactcagattttgcaccgggctccatttcccctagctacacctctgggttccCACAAATGCCTGCTTTCTGGAGGCCTCGGCCAGTTCACAGGATCCAAGCCTTCCTAGGTCTCCTAGAGAGACCACCGCATATTGCAGCTAGTGGCAAAGTACCGTCGGAGTCAGCTGTTAGGGAGACTACATGACTCAGTATTCTTGTGTTACAGATTATATTCTTTTTAGTTGAGTGCAGCTTTCCCCTGTTTGAGTCCTGCATAACAGGCGAGATTGGGCAAaatcttttcttctccctccctcctcttctctgtcTCTGCACATCCGTGGGTCTGTTTAAGAAACTCTTTTCTTCGAGTCTGGCAGTTGATCCGACCGCGCAAGGACTTAGCAGGCGTGAATAGCACAGAGGTAACCCGCTATTTCAGGCGCCTGAAGTGAGTTTCCGATGCACAGCCCCGTTTAAAGAACAGAGGCCGGGGAATAGTCTTCCGTCACCGCTAGGGGCGCTGTCCTCCCTCTGGCGCCTGGCTGAAGAGCGTCACccgcagcgccgccgccgccgccgcttccccAGCCGGCcccggggagggagggtggcgatGGGCTCCCGAGCGGTCGAGTTGGGCTTCGCGGAGGAGGCGGCCGACGTTTGGCGGCTCCGCAGGGAGCAGTTTCCCTCCAAGGTGGGCGGCCGGCCGGCTTGGCTGGGGGAGAGCGGCTTGCCTGGCCCGGCGGAGCTGCGGTGCGGCGCCTGCGGACAGCCCTGCGCCTTCCTCCTGCAGCTCTACGCGCCTTTGCCCGACCGGCCCGACGCCTTTCACCGGGGCCTCTTCCTCTTCGCCTGCCGCCAGCCTGCCTGCCACCGCCACCAGGGCCCCGCTCCGGGATGCCTGAGAGGTAAGCAGGGGCGGGAGAAGCTCGGCGGCGGCCTCGAGTCGTGGAGCCACGCGGCTAAGTGGCTGCAAGTCACGCGCACTTCAGCTAGGCTCCGGGTGTGCCAATGTGCGTGCTGGGCTCATCGGTTACATTTAGAATAGAAtaatagggttggaagagacctcaagggccatcacgtccaaccccctgacaagcaggaaaacacaatcagaGGTCCACCTCCTCGTTTTATTCTCACCACAGTTCTGTAGTTAGGTTGAGAGAATGATTAGCCCATGGATACCCAAATGTGGCTTGGTTGCCAGCTCCTgactgagaaatttctggagatttaaagtggagtctggggaggacggAGCGGGAGGTTGAGAAAGGGAGGGACTATAATGCTGTGCAGTCCACATCTCCCATTTTTCCCACTGGAactgtgggattcagcaggttcgcaccacttcggcagaaccagttgttaaaatggtgcttgtaaacaaccagttgttaaattatttgaatcccaccactggaaccggttattaagttatttgaatcccaccactgctagagATCTGTTGTTATTCAAAGAGCTCCAGTTACTTCCTCATGAAGACTGTTGTCAAGCTGATACAAGTCACAGAAATAGTACATATTCCTTCCTTGCCACCCCAGGGAGCTGCAAAACTTCGGGATTATGGGATCTTCCTTCAAGAAACAATTAAAGCATGTGGTGACAACACACTCCATACTGTGTTACATACAGACAGATAAAAATATAGCACAAGGGGACAGTTGTTATACTCTCACTATAAGGATATTCACTttgatttttgtttctcttcCAAGTTTTTAGGAATCAGTTACCAAGGAAAAATGACACTTATTCTTATGAGCCTCCTTCTGAAGAGCCACCCCTGGAAGAGGTGGCTGGTGCACTTCTGCAGCTGAAATGTGGGGCAAAATTGTGCAGAGTCTGTGGATGTCTGGGTCCCAAAGCATGCTCTAAATGCCACAAAGCTTATTACTGTAGCAAAGACCATCAGGTTAGGGATTGGCAAGCAGGACACAAAGTATCTTGTACACAGTCAGGTGAGTGACTGAAACCTAAGAAACCCATATGAATTTAGAAAAGTGATGGTTCCAGATTGATGCTCAAAGGAGTACATAAGGTCAATGCATACCACCCGGATTTATATTGTTTGCACCATGCATCCCCAGCATGGTACCCATGGGCAtcatggtgcctgccaacaccttttctgatgCCCATCAGGTGTTTTTAGGAGGTAGATGGGGCCAaggagggcttttgcccagcaaggcttggAGATCTGACTGACTGCAGTTTTTTAAACagtgctttggtggcagctgctgctatacCTCAGGTTAGCAGCTGCGTTACTTAAGTATACCTGCATTACttaagttaagctgtggcagtcaCTTTATGGCAGCCATGTCAaattccaaatatgcccacaCAGACTCAAAAAGCTTGGGGCCCCAAGCAGTTTTCTATGAATACAAATCATTTAGAAGAATACTGGTTGACTTGCGATTGTTTTTCTTTTCGGCTATCAAATCACAGTtgtcttatggcaactccatagggttttcaaggtggtttgcctttacctgcctacctctgtgtcatgaccctgatgttctggggggggggtgtctctcattcaaatactatACCCTTTTaaacataaagatgacagtgtGATTGTGTATTCTCTGGTGGAAGTTGGAGCAGTGTGCACCCACACTGTGAAGAAGTCTGGATTCTTTGGCAGcgttttaaaatcttatttaagcactgcttccgtcaaaaccattattatctGCACTGAAAACAGAGCCAGGGGAAAGAAAATAGTGggcgcaactttacaaaaagggctatccaggtcagggcattggAATTAAtagttgtaaaaataaaataacgttTAGTATTTATTTTGAAGCTTGCCTTATTTTTCCTCATTATTCCACATGACATGCACATTAATGATCCCCTAATTATACTCAGGTGGTCTAACAACCAgctccaaaaacattttaaaatatatataactgAAAGAGAATATGGAAGAATAACTGGAAGCATTTTTGATTTGTGCTTTGTAGATCAGATGGATATTGCTATACCAGATCATAAATGTCTTTTTCCCGAATATGAAATTGTAATAGAACCTGAGGAAATAGAATCCTCCATTGTTGgtgaaacagaacagaaagatCTAAACAAAAATGAAGATTCAGCAGCTGCAGATAGTACATGTAAGTAATGTTTCCATAAGTCT from Sphaerodactylus townsendi isolate TG3544 linkage group LG01, MPM_Stown_v2.3, whole genome shotgun sequence harbors:
- the PDCD2 gene encoding programmed cell death protein 2, with protein sequence MQAPEVSFRCTAPFKEQRPGNSLPSPLGALSSLWRLAEERHPQRRRRRRFPSRPRGGRVAMGSRAVELGFAEEAADVWRLRREQFPSKVGGRPAWLGESGLPGPAELRCGACGQPCAFLLQLYAPLPDRPDAFHRGLFLFACRQPACHRHQGPAPGCLRVFRNQLPRKNDTYSYEPPSEEPPLEEVAGALLQLKCGAKLCRVCGCLGPKACSKCHKAYYCSKDHQVRDWQAGHKVSCTQSDQMDIAIPDHKCLFPEYEIVIEPEEIESSIVGETEQKDLNKNEDSAAADSTYEAVEPLDENLLEAMAKHETEEDKIFQKFKERISLEPEQIIRYCRDGEGPIWISGGNIPLETEIPNCACGAKRAFEFQVMPQLLNHLKVDSLGESIDWGTIAIYTCAHNCNLGNQYTEEFIWKQNISSSI